Below is a window of Streptomyces spongiicola DNA.
CGGGCGGTGGCGCATCGGACGCGGGCACCTCCGCCGGTCCGGGTGGTGGTGCCTCGGAAGGGGGTTCTGACGAGGGGGGCACCTCCACGGGTCCGGGTGGTGGTGCCTCGGACGGCGGTTCTGACGAGGGGGGCTCGTCCACCGGTCCGGGCGGTGGTGCCTCGGGCGGCGGTTCGGACGAGGGCGGTACGTCCTCCACGGGTGGCCCGGGGGCCACGGTGGGCGGCCCCAGCGGCAGTCACGCCCTGCCGAGCGGTTCGTCGCCCTGACCGCGCGCCGGTGCGGGTGCGGTACGGCGCCCCGGGTCCGTGCGGCGCCCTGTCCTTGGTGCGCCCTGTCCTTAGGGCCCCGGGTCCGTGCGGCGCCCTGTCCTTGAGGCGCCCTGTCCTTAGCGCCCCGGGCCCGTGCGGCGCCCTGTCCTTGGTGCGCCCCGTCCTTGAGGCGCCGGGCCCGTGGGGCGCGCCGGTCCGTGCGGCGCCCCGGTCCGCGTACGAGCGCGGGCGGCCCGCGCGACCGCCGGCCGCCCGCGTTCCCGGGGCCCGTCAGAACAGACGCAGCTTGTCGTCCTCGATGCCGCGCAGGGCGTCGTAGTCCAGCACCACGCAGCCGATACCCCGGTCCGTCGCCAGCACGCGGGCCTGGGGCTTGATCTCCTGGGCCGCGAACACACCGCGGACCGGGGCGAGACGGGGGTCGCGGTTCAGCAGCTCCAGATAGCGGGTGAGCTGCTCGACCCCGTCGATCTCGCCGCGGCGCTTGATCTCCACCGCCACCGTCGCGCCGTCGGAGTCCCGGCAGAGGATGTCCACGGGCCCGATCGCCGTCGGGTACTCGCGGCGGATCAGGCTGTAGCCCTCGCCCAGTGTCTCGATACGGTCTGCGAGCAGTTCCTGGAGGTGCGCTTCCACGCCGTCCTTGATGAGTCCGGGGTCCACACCCAGTTCGTGTGACGAGTCGTGGAGGACCTCCTCCATGGTGATGATCAGTTTCTCGCCCGTTTTGCCGGTGACGGTCCAGACCTTGCCGTCCCCCTCCTTGAGAGTGCAGGGAGGGGACATCCAGTTCAGCGGTTTGTACGCCCTGTCGTCGGCGTGGATGGAGACGCTGCCGTCCGCCTTGACCAGGATCAGGCGGGGAGCTGAGGGCAGGTGTGCGGTGAGCCGGCCGGCGTAGTCCACGGAACAGCGGGCGATGACGAGACGCATGGTGCGCAACGCTACTCGACCGACCTCCCCGCGCGCGATTCCTCCCACCGCCGCCCCGCCTCTGTCCGAGTCCCTACGGGTCGCCCCTCTTGTGCCCTTACGCAGGTGGCCGGTTGTGTTCCCATTCTCCTGGTGCGGACCAGACAGCGCGCATAACGTGGCAGCAGGAGGTCGCCGGTCGGGCACGCTGCGTCGTCCTCGACGCCGCAGCCGGGCACACGCGGCCGCCTCCTTCCCTGCCCGTAAGACCCCGCTCGGCGGGGTCGCGAGAGGAGAACCCATGTCGCTCGACGTCTCACCGGCGCTGTTGGAACAGGCCGAGCGAGGCGAGGTCGACGAAGCCGCATTCGTCGACTGCGTCCGGACCTCCCTGCCCTACGCATGGGAGATGATCAGTTCTCTGGTGGTTCAGCTGAAGGTGGACGGCGGCGACTTCGCCGACAACCAGACGCCGCCGCCGGACGAGCAGGCACGTGGCCAGCTGCTGCGCGCACTCGCGAGCGACGCCATCAGGGGTGCGCTGCAGCGGCACTTCGGAGTGCGGCTCGCTTTCCAGAACTGCCACCGAGTCGCGGTGTTCCCGCTGGACTCCTCGGTGGATGAGCGGCTCACCCGCTTCACCTCCGTCAGGGCCCAGCTGCTCAACCAGTCGCCGGAACTGCGCGACTGCTGATGTCTTCCGCTGCCGCTCCGTATCGCGCGAGGAGCCATGCACGCCGGGGCGGCAGCCTCCGCCGGACGACGGGCCGGGGGAGGCACGCGGGCCGCCGGGGGAGGCGCGCGGGCCGTACGGTCGTGCGGCCCGCATGCGCGCCGGCCCGGTCAGCGAAGTAGCGGCAGCACCTCGGCGCCCAGTCGCCGGACGTTGTCCTCCGTCGCCGCCAGATCGCCCGAGCCCTCGGAGAGGAGCGCGAACCGGGTGATGCCGGTGCGCTCAGCGGTCGCCGCGAGCCGGTCCGCGGCCAGCCTCGGCGGTCCCACCGGATGCAGCCGGCACAGCAGCTCGGTGTAGTGGACGGGGTCGCGCATCGCGCGCTGCCGCCCGTCGACCGTCACATGGGCCTCCAGGCCCTGCTTCAGCCAGCCCGGCATCGCCTTGGCGAGGGCCTCCTGGGCCGCCGCCCGGCTGTCCGCGATCTGCACCAGTCCGGCCGACACATGGCCGGCCGCCGCCACCGTCCCCGGATCGTGGCCCGACGCGAGGGCGTGGCTCCGCCACAGGGCGACCATGTCGGCCTTCTCCTCGTCGCCGCAGTGCATGCCGAGGAGCATCGCCAGCCCGCGCTCGGCCGCCAGCCGCACCGTCGCGGGGGAGGTGCACGCCACGACCACCTCCGGGCCCGCGGGGCCGTGGCCGTCCCCGCCGATCAGATCCCCGGGGCGCGGGACGACGGGGACCTCGCGGAAAGCGAATCGTTCCCCCTCGCCTCCCACACGGGCCTCCCGCAGCCAGCGCAGCAGCAGGTCCAGCGACTCGGGGAAGTGCTTCTCGTACGCCGCGAGACCGGCGCCGAAGACCTCCAGATCGACCCAGGGGCCGCCGCGGCCCACGCCGAGGGAGAACCGGCCCCCCGACGCGAGGTGCAGCAGTGCCGCCTGCTCGCCGAGTGCCACGGGGTGGACGGTGGGCAGCACGCTCACCGCCGTGCCCACCCGGATCCGCTCGGTGCGGCCGAGCAGCAGCGCGGCCAGGGTCACCGCCGACGGGCAGACCCCGTACGG
It encodes the following:
- the nucS gene encoding endonuclease NucS, with translation MRLVIARCSVDYAGRLTAHLPSAPRLILVKADGSVSIHADDRAYKPLNWMSPPCTLKEGDGKVWTVTGKTGEKLIITMEEVLHDSSHELGVDPGLIKDGVEAHLQELLADRIETLGEGYSLIRREYPTAIGPVDILCRDSDGATVAVEIKRRGEIDGVEQLTRYLELLNRDPRLAPVRGVFAAQEIKPQARVLATDRGIGCVVLDYDALRGIEDDKLRLF
- a CDS encoding SCO5389 family protein — translated: MSLDVSPALLEQAERGEVDEAAFVDCVRTSLPYAWEMISSLVVQLKVDGGDFADNQTPPPDEQARGQLLRALASDAIRGALQRHFGVRLAFQNCHRVAVFPLDSSVDERLTRFTSVRAQLLNQSPELRDC
- a CDS encoding LLM class flavin-dependent oxidoreductase; translated protein: MRVGAFVLAAQFPGQGHGEALHRAVRSAEVAEAAGLDSVWLAEHHFVPYGVCPSAVTLAALLLGRTERIRVGTAVSVLPTVHPVALGEQAALLHLASGGRFSLGVGRGGPWVDLEVFGAGLAAYEKHFPESLDLLLRWLREARVGGEGERFAFREVPVVPRPGDLIGGDGHGPAGPEVVVACTSPATVRLAAERGLAMLLGMHCGDEEKADMVALWRSHALASGHDPGTVAAAGHVSAGLVQIADSRAAAQEALAKAMPGWLKQGLEAHVTVDGRQRAMRDPVHYTELLCRLHPVGPPRLAADRLAATAERTGITRFALLSEGSGDLAATEDNVRRLGAEVLPLLR